The genomic region GGGACAGCCGACGCCGGACTGGAATCGCCCGGCGTCGCTGTGACGAAGTGAAGCGTGCACGGCGGGGCCGTGCACCGTACTTCGCGACTGTGCCGAGCGACTGTGCTGAATTCCGCACTGCCTGCACGCATTCCATGCTATCGACGCCGACTCCTGCGGCGGGACCATCGGTCACGCCTTTGCGCATTGCATCGACGCCGGTGAACCGGCCGGCGAATCCGCAGCAACGACAACGCAGGAGAGTGTGGTGAAAGCATTTCGTACACGTTGCAAACTGGCCCATGCCGTCTGCCTGGGCTTGCTTTCCATGACCGCCGCGGCACAGGCCGAAACCGCCCCGGAAGCGGAGGAAGCCGTCACCCTTCAACGGCTTGAAGTCACCGGTTCCCGCATCAAGCGGACGGAACTGGAAGGCATCGAACCGGTCATGGTCCTCTCCGCCGAGGATCTTCGGCAGCAGGGTTTCGCCAACCTCTACGACACCCTCACCAATCTCAACATGAACACCGGGATCTTCATTGGCGAGGAGATCACCAACAATTTCAATGCCAACGCGCAGGCGCTCAACCTGCGTGGTTTCGGTCCCGGTTACACCCTGGTGCTGCTCAACGGCCGCCGCATCCCGGTCCTGCCCAAGCCGGCGGGCACGGTGTCGGGCAATGTCGTCAACCTGGCGATGATCCCGACCACTGCGGTGGAGCGCGTGGAGATCCTCAGCAGCGGTGCCTCCGCCATCTACGGTTCCGACGCCGTGGCCGGCGTGGTCAACATCATCCTCAAGGAGCGTGTCGACGGCACGCATTTCAACTACCGCTACGGCGATACCGCCCACGGTGGCGGCCGCTCGGACCGGTTGTCTCTGGTGTCCGGTTTCGACCGCAACGACACCAGCCTCACCTACGGCCTGGAGTGGGACCGGCGGCGCCCGATCCACGGCGACCAGCGCAGCTGGTTCGCGCACCCGGGCAAGTCGCCCGATCCGGACTATCGCGAGCTTTCCCAGGTCATGTCGTACTGGGATCGGGCCGCCGGCTGGGACATCCTGGATATCGCCGACCGCTGCGATCCGGTCGGTTACGAGGCAGTGCGCCCCGGATGGGCCGGCCCGGGAGACTCCGAGTACTGCGGTGACAACGTCTTTGGTACCTACACCGTCCGCAACGGCCGCGACCGCGTGTTTGGCTTCGCCAACCTCGTCCATCGCATGGAGGACCACGAGCTGTACGCCAATCTGCTGGCGACCCGTTCGAAGGCCGATGCCGGTCTCTATCGTTACGGTTACGGCGTCGATTACCAGGTGGTCGACGATGTCGGTTCCGACGCCCCGCAGACGCTTGGCTGGCGCCACGTCTGGCGCTCGTTCCGCGACCACGAAGTGCCGACCAGCCAGCAGGAGTTCGAGGAAACCAACCAGATACTCTCGGCCGGCCTGCGCGGCCAACTCGGCGACTACGACTACAGCCTCAACTACAACTACGGCCGCTATCGCTACCGCGACACGGTGGGCCGCTTCAACGATCAGGCCATGCTCGGCCTGCTGTTTGGCGAGAAGGGCAGCGACTGGATCCAGCCCTGGGCGGGCAGCCGCTGGGTGCGCGTGGGCAGCGACCAGTTGGATGCGGACTACTTGCCGACCGGGCTGGATTTCCTCGGCACGCTCACGCCCGACATGTTCCATAGCGTCTTGCATCATTCCATCGGCGATGGCCGCTCCAGCGCGCAATCGCTCAGCGCCGACCTGACCGGCACGTTGCTCAACCTGCCGGCCGGCGCGCTCGATTTCGCCGTCGTGCTCGAGGCCAACCGCGACAGCTACCGCTTCATCACCGACCAGCCCACCGTCGATGGCGAGATCTGGGGCTGGAGCGGCATCCGTGGGCAGGGCAGTCGCAATCACTACGCGCTGGGCACCGAGTTCGCGATCCCGCTGGCTGCTGCCGGATCGGGCTTCGGGCAGTGGGATGCCAAGCTGGCGGCCCGCTACGACTACTACGACGATGCCTCCGACGTCGGTGGCGCCTTCACCTACCAGATGGGCCTGAGCTGGCGTCCGATCGATGCGCTGATGTTCCGGCTCTCGCGCGCCACCTCGTTCCGTGCCCCCGACATGCACGTGATGTTCGCCGAGCGCAGCTCTTCGTTCACCTCCGGCGTGGACTACCTGCGCTGCGTACGCGAGGAAGGCCTGGAACGCGGACAGAGCTGGCAGGGCTGTGGCGAGTTGTACGGCACCGGCTCCATCCGCCAGTACTCCGAGGGCGATCCCTCGCTGCGCGAAGAGCGGGGCTACAACAACAGCCTGGGCATGGTCGCGCAGGTCGGCGAGAACCATTCCTTTACCGCCGACTACTTCCGTATCCAGCTGGAAGACCAGATCGGCCTGATCGGCGCCGATCCCGTGCTGCGCTACTTCGCCGAGTGCACGCTCGGCTACGACGAGCAGGGGCAGGATGTCGACCCGAATTCGCCCAAGTGCCAGGCCATGTTGGCCCGGGTGACCCGGGGCGGACCCAACGACACCGTCGCCTCGGTCATCACCAGCCCGTTCAACGCCGGCTTGCGGCGCCAGGACGGCGTGGACGTGGTCTGGCATTCCAGCATCCCGACCGAGCGCTACGGCCACTTCACCGCCCGCTTTGCCTACACCCACATCTTCAAGACCCTCAGCCGATACCTGCCCGAGGACGAGGTCGAGGACATCCGCGACAAGCAGTGGAACACCGAATTCCGCACCCGCAGCAGCCTGACCCTGGGCTGGAGCGGACAGGCCCTGGCCGCCCATGTCCACGTCAACCGGCTGGGCTCCTCGCCGGTGCGCTGGGCGGACGAGTACGAGCGGTATCGCCCCTGGACCACCGTCAACCTGTCGCTGGAGTACCGCGTGACCGACGCCCTGTCACTGGGCCTGAACGTGGTCAACGCGCTGGACCGCAAGCCGCATCAGCACCCGTCGGAGAAGTGGTGGCCCTACGCCGACATCCGCAAGTACAACCCGGTGGGGGCCGAATACTTCTTCACCATCGGTTACCGCCTGTAGCCGGCTGTTGGAGAACGGCATCGCCGCAAGCGGTGGGGAACGGGCCTGGAGGGATTCAGGCCCTATCGGTCGGCCGTGGCCAGTTCAATCCAGTCCACGAACGCGAGGCCCGGGCAGTCGCCAGGACGGCGCAGTGTCATCCGCAGCCGCACCGGCTTGCCGTGCTCCCAGTACAACACGCCGGCCTGGCCGAATTCGATCGCCAGGGTATCGAGTTGAGCGGGGTCGATGTCGCCGACCAGCCAGCCGGATTCGCGCCATTCGCGGGCGTGGTCGCTGGCCCAGGCCGGGTGGAAGACGAGTCCAAGGGCTTGCAGCCGGGCCACCAGGCGGCTGTCGGCCAGATTGTTGGCGGCTTCCGACAGCGGCCGTGAGGCCGGGTTCCAGGCGGTGATGAAGGCGTAGCTGCGGGCCGTCCAGTAGGCCTCGAGGTCGCCGGCCGGCTCGCCGACCTGCAGGCCGATTGCGTCGCCGTCGAGGACGACCGCATAGTGAGCGGCGGCATAGGCCGCGGCCAGTTCGCCGGCGTCGACGACGTGCAGTTCGCGCATGGGGGGGAGTTTCGCGGGCCGCGGGCCGATGTGCAATGGAGGATATCCCCCGGTTTGACTTCGGGATGGTCACAGTTTCCGTAAACTCTGTTGCCCCGCACCCGAATTTCCCGCCGATGACCCCCGAAACCAAGCTGCCCAAGGTCGGTACCACCATCTTCACCGTGATGTCCCAGCTCGCTGCCGAGCACCGGGCCGTCAATCTTGGGCAGGGCTTTCCCGACTTCGCGGTGCCGGAGCGGCTGATCGACGAGCTGGACCGGGCGATGCGCGACGGTTTCAACCAGTACGCGCCTGCGCATGGCCTGCCGCAGCTGCGTGAGGCGATCGCGGAGAAGTCCGAGCGCTGCTATGGCCATCGGCCCGACGTGAATGCCGAGATCACTGTCACTTCCGGCGCCAGCGAGGCGATCTTCGATGCCGTCCATGCGCTGGTGCGGCCCGGCGACGAAGTGATCGTGCTCGACCCCTGTTACGACTGCTACGAGCCGGCGATCGACCTGGCCGGTGGCGTCGCCGTGCACGTACCGCTCGATCCGGTCACGTTCGCACCCGACTGGGAAAAGGTCAGCGCGGCGATCAGCCCGCGTACCCGGCTGCTGATGATCAACACCCCGCACAACCCGTCCGGGGCGATGCTGGGGCAGGACGACATCGCCCAGCTCACCGCGCTGCTGCGCGGCACCGGCATCTTCCTGCTCTCGGACGAGGTCTACGAACATATCGTGTTCGACGGCGCCCGCCACGAATCGATCCTGCGCCACAAGGAGCTGCGCGAACGTGCTCTGGTCATTTCCAGCTTCGGCAAGACTTACCACTGTACCGGCTGGAAGGTCGGCTACTGTGTCGCGCCGCCGGCCATGACCGCCGAATTCCGCAAGGTCCACCAGTACAATACCTTCTGCACCTTCGCCCCGGCGCAGTCCGCGTTCGCTGCAATGATCCGCGCCGAGCCGGAACATTACGAACAGCTGGGCGCGTTCTACCAGGCCAAGCGCGATCGCTTCCGCGAGCAGTTGCTGACTACCAAACTCAAGCCGTTGCCGGTGCCGGGCGGATACTTCCAGCTGGTCGATTATTCGGATGTCAGCGATCTCGACGATGCCGCGTTCTGCCGTTGGCTCACTACCGAGCACGGTGTTGCCGCGATCCCGTTGTCGCCGTTCTACGAAACCCCGCCGGCCGGCCAGCGCCTGGCGCGGCTGTGTTTCGCCAAGAACGAGGCGACACTGGACGAGGCGATCGCACGTCTGCTGAAACTCTGACTGTTTTTCTCACCTTCCGACCCTCCCCGGAGAGTAGGGGAGGGAGCACAACG from Lysobacter alkalisoli harbors:
- a CDS encoding DUF3293 domain-containing protein, with translation MRELHVVDAGELAAAYAAAHYAVVLDGDAIGLQVGEPAGDLEAYWTARSYAFITAWNPASRPLSEAANNLADSRLVARLQALGLVFHPAWASDHAREWRESGWLVGDIDPAQLDTLAIEFGQAGVLYWEHGKPVRLRMTLRRPGDCPGLAFVDWIELATADR
- a CDS encoding pyridoxal phosphate-dependent aminotransferase; protein product: MTPETKLPKVGTTIFTVMSQLAAEHRAVNLGQGFPDFAVPERLIDELDRAMRDGFNQYAPAHGLPQLREAIAEKSERCYGHRPDVNAEITVTSGASEAIFDAVHALVRPGDEVIVLDPCYDCYEPAIDLAGGVAVHVPLDPVTFAPDWEKVSAAISPRTRLLMINTPHNPSGAMLGQDDIAQLTALLRGTGIFLLSDEVYEHIVFDGARHESILRHKELRERALVISSFGKTYHCTGWKVGYCVAPPAMTAEFRKVHQYNTFCTFAPAQSAFAAMIRAEPEHYEQLGAFYQAKRDRFREQLLTTKLKPLPVPGGYFQLVDYSDVSDLDDAAFCRWLTTEHGVAAIPLSPFYETPPAGQRLARLCFAKNEATLDEAIARLLKL
- a CDS encoding TonB-dependent receptor plug domain-containing protein, which codes for MKAFRTRCKLAHAVCLGLLSMTAAAQAETAPEAEEAVTLQRLEVTGSRIKRTELEGIEPVMVLSAEDLRQQGFANLYDTLTNLNMNTGIFIGEEITNNFNANAQALNLRGFGPGYTLVLLNGRRIPVLPKPAGTVSGNVVNLAMIPTTAVERVEILSSGASAIYGSDAVAGVVNIILKERVDGTHFNYRYGDTAHGGGRSDRLSLVSGFDRNDTSLTYGLEWDRRRPIHGDQRSWFAHPGKSPDPDYRELSQVMSYWDRAAGWDILDIADRCDPVGYEAVRPGWAGPGDSEYCGDNVFGTYTVRNGRDRVFGFANLVHRMEDHELYANLLATRSKADAGLYRYGYGVDYQVVDDVGSDAPQTLGWRHVWRSFRDHEVPTSQQEFEETNQILSAGLRGQLGDYDYSLNYNYGRYRYRDTVGRFNDQAMLGLLFGEKGSDWIQPWAGSRWVRVGSDQLDADYLPTGLDFLGTLTPDMFHSVLHHSIGDGRSSAQSLSADLTGTLLNLPAGALDFAVVLEANRDSYRFITDQPTVDGEIWGWSGIRGQGSRNHYALGTEFAIPLAAAGSGFGQWDAKLAARYDYYDDASDVGGAFTYQMGLSWRPIDALMFRLSRATSFRAPDMHVMFAERSSSFTSGVDYLRCVREEGLERGQSWQGCGELYGTGSIRQYSEGDPSLREERGYNNSLGMVAQVGENHSFTADYFRIQLEDQIGLIGADPVLRYFAECTLGYDEQGQDVDPNSPKCQAMLARVTRGGPNDTVASVITSPFNAGLRRQDGVDVVWHSSIPTERYGHFTARFAYTHIFKTLSRYLPEDEVEDIRDKQWNTEFRTRSSLTLGWSGQALAAHVHVNRLGSSPVRWADEYERYRPWTTVNLSLEYRVTDALSLGLNVVNALDRKPHQHPSEKWWPYADIRKYNPVGAEYFFTIGYRL